The DNA segment cctttttgaaattattttgatttacgaatgcggctatttgtatagtcgcacttgtaaataaaaaacgcttgatttacgaatacggctatttgtatagccacacttgtaaatcaaagcgtttTGATTCACGAATGTAGTTTTACCTTTAGCTGCATTCGTAAATCTTTTTTTACCCTGAATTTTGAAGCGTGCCACACacaatttcatattttctttctcGTCTTTGCTTTTGTTTCGCGTTTGCACTATAAGTTCATCTCCTTCTACTGCGTCTGCATTCCATTTATGccaatgtaagtttcttgagctctctttcttcctcttcatcttcacaaatatatgcatagatgtttttcgtttttcttatatatgtttttttccttgcattggtggtctcGAAGCACTATTTCATTGGCTGACATTTGTTGCTCCGTTGTTGCTTCCCTATCCGTCGCCGCCGCTGCTGGCGCTGCTATGCCACTCTTCATGTATAaatcttttttgtttttcttacattgtttggtTTCTTGCATTGTTTAGTACTCTTTCATTGCCTTCGTGGGTTCTTGTGAGTTTTTTGGGTTTGCTCCGTCGCTACTTCCCTGTCTGCCACCACTTCCGTTCTCGCCGTCGTTGTTGGCGCTCTCGTGCCACTCTTCATCAACGTTGCCTTCACACAAGATTGGcgatgttttaaattttttgaattttttttaatgttttggcatatacaagtgcgACTATAAGAAATACtctgatgtgaatgtaactacaagaacacatgattcttgacattcttaggaacaacttgagctggatttgaaaggcactttactttagaattggatcaatgttctaaattcaagaactcaccaaaactaagcaccaaccaagactcatattgaagtccatgtattgtcaaattgaatcaaaacaaaaggaaagaagaacaagaattaaaactggacagaatttaaatgatagctactgaaccaaaacagaattaagaacacaatgctggaaacacaaaaataaacggtagaaaaagaagtaaactctaggaatcaaaactaccgaatggaaaattgaagaaaagggaagaagaacacttatagaataagatgcttgctggattttgagaattggaagaagccattcacgccacttggaaccttgaaccaagataagtgatggagtgccaccacttgaagctcaccatagctcacaagataaggcaaagaagaggaagactcaaaactcacaaattctctccaaaattgagtatagtctctctactataaaattccaatctgaattgtacaagctaagcacctttatttatagcctagaggtgctgaaaaataggtgggaattttcaaataaaactcatttgaaattcccacaaaaaacaagtcacatgggaggtgtgacctttttctactatgacacctcctaaaaactacacctacacccccctactaagtcacatggacaaagtgactctctctaatacattcacacctatttatttaatatccacacctcctacaagagtcattcaaatgatgctcttttatttaatgcttggccttgcccctcattgtttggacttgggcttcttgggcttgggccttcttgggcttgggcttgggctttgggcttgggcctcatcttttgcaaagactaataagaagaactttaaatgctttggcccttgtccattttgtctattgataacatctttttgattctcatcatactccccaagttggagagaattcgtccacgaattcagtactcctgcataaaataaagtaagtttgcaattagataagagaatacaagaagaaataggcaaacatgacttagtacgttgaaatgttgggagttcagaaaaagatgtcctatacatagcccatgttggaaaagattgtttagaaaTGACATTATTTGTAAAACtagaaggtatgaaaaaatcatccttaacattcttcatccaatatggtgtataagtaggaaccttgggtaatgaacaagacaaagaagaaggataccttgtaggcgtagcacgagtcaacaaaattaaattagttgagaaggtattatgactcggtttatcatgtacttcatttgttttttcattttctcttttagtttctttgggattggtcctatatgcagggctatttggtaaagaaaccccgagcatgaagtctatttggtgttcaatccctcttagaggtggtaagcctttaggaggatcttgaaacatatcttcatattcttttaccaaattgtccaaacatgtgggactatccttagccgactgaCATCcaatagtcctaggaatagctaaaaaaataggcttttgagtaactattacctttgtAACTTGTTCtgtggacatgagaaggcttctcttggaatcttttatatcattttctttctctctcttttctctcattttaacttggtcctcatgaacttcctttggagagagagacttaagaatgactttgtgcccatggaagttaaaagacattttgttggtaaagccatcatgaaaaacttttctatcaaattgccaaggcctacctaaaagaatatgtgtggcttccattgggacaacatcacacaagacctcatctttatatttaccaatagaaaatgtaatgaggacttgcttgttaacaacaatctcacctacctcacttaaccattgtaatttgtagggcttggcatgagagatggtaggtaatccaagtttgtctaccactcttgtgcttgccacatttgcacaactccccccatccacaatcaaagagcaaactctatcattaataagacaccttgaatgaaaaatattttctctttgagtttcatcaaaaggttttaacacttgtccaagcatgcgtcttattactaataggtcaccctcatgtgggtgttcactttcactctcacttggggatctagaaggtgaggaatgtctagaagattcggacccatgctcactactatctaccccatcatgcatatacatagttcgtttagtagggcaattagaagcaatatgtccatagcttaaacatttaaaacacttcttactagacgatttttgtggtgatttaggcctagaattagaagtggaaggcttagattCTCTaagtttgaaagtagagtccttagaagggatatttgagaaagaactatttttatttttccaagaagagtggtagtagttatccttagaagaatttttgaaagcatttttccttgcaagttgattttcaattttactagcaaggtgaaccacattttccaaagaagaatattcttgcaactctaccacgtcttgaatgtcccttcgaaggccacttacaaacctagctatcttaacttcctcactctcatccatattaactcgaattaaaagcgtgtctagttgtttaaagtaatcatccacacttagcgtgccttgatgaaaccgttggagtttcaacaataggtctttcctaaagtgtgggggtacgaatctagcgtgTAAAcaagctttcaaatcgttccaagagaccacgggcggcctcttgtgtaggtcaatgtccatgaggtattgatgccaccattgcatggcatagtccaaaaattctaaagaagctaacttaaccctatgctcatccctaaccccatttacatcaaaaatttggtcaaccttagcctcccatcctaagtatacattgggatcactatcaccactaaaactatgaagttttacattaggagaacaagggccagccacatgttggcgcctctcttcatggtgatgatgtcttggccttggattatcttcataataaccatgggagtgccttgaagaatgccgactaggaggaggagttctttgctcacggttttgatgcatttcctctcggtttaactccaaactttggagccttgcttccatcttccttatcacctcaagatagtgagcattggattgcttggcattctttaagtcctcataaagggctgccttttgtggtgagcacggtttggaggactctccactagagaaatgagccatgagcagaaaatacacaaaaacagaaaacaaaacagtgaaagaaacttgttaaacaattaaaaacaatgagatataggttgctggaaaaatgcccaagaaagcactcaaaccactccaagaaaatattctgtcctcatccaagccttgcttgtgaaatggagtagcttcaagtgaaatatgttacagcaaaccaacttacttaagaacaagtctccacacaacttttaagaagaacaaaaagacaagcaagaaactacaagaacacatgatgtgaatgtaactacaagaacacatgattcttgacattcttaggaacaacttgagctggatttgaaaggcactttactttagaattggatcaatgttctaaattcaagaactcaccaaaactaagcaccaaccaagactcatattgaagtccatgtattgtcaaattgaatcaaaacaaaaggaaagaagaacaagaattaaaactggacagaatttaaatgatagctactgaaccaaaacagaattaagaacacaatgctggaaacacaaaaataaacggtagaaaaagaagtaaactctaggaatcaaaactaccgaatggaaaattgaagaaaagggaagaagaacacttatagaataagatgcttgctggattttgagaattggaagaagccattcatgccacttggaaccttgaaccaagataagtgatggagtgccaccacttgaagctcaccatagctcacaagataaggcaaagaagaggaagactcaaaactcacaaattctctccaaaattgagtatagtctctctactataaaattccaatctgaattgtacaagctaagcacctttatttatagcctagaggtgctgaaaaataggtgggaattttcaaataaaactcatttgaaattcccaccaaaaacaagtcacatgggaggtgtgacctttttctactatgacacctcctaaaaactacacctacacccccctactaagtcacatggacaaagtgactctctctaatacattcacacctatttatttaatatccacacctcctacaagagtcattcaaatgatgctcttttatttaatgcttggccttgcccctcattgtttggacttgggcttcttgggcttgggccttcttgggcttgggcttgggctttgggcttgggcctcatcttttgcaaagactaataagaagaactttaaatgctttggcccttgtccattttgtctattgataacatctttttgattctcatcatactcgcACTTATAAATGGTATTTACAAGTACGACTATATAGCTGCACTCTTATCTCTTCGGTATACAAGTGTGTGCTGATCCAATGCGGCTATACAACCGTccttgtaaatttaaaatagttgcACTCGTTTTGTCTTTCGGCACCAGTGTATGTTTAAAAACATGAGTTAGATTGGGTATATCttcaaggttttttttttttacataaacttCCTCTTTGATAAAACCatttagaaaaacatttttcacatccatttaatataattttatgtttttgtagGCAATAAAGACTAATAGTACTATTGTTTCCTCAAGACATGTAACTAGAGTAAAAATTTCAACAAAGTCTATACCTTATTGTTGATTGTAGCCATGTGCTACTGATCTAGCTTTATTTCTTACCACTTTACCTTCttcttctaatttttttctaaagacCTGTCTGTTATAATCACACTCTAATCAAATGGAAGAGGCATTAACACCCAAACATAATCGATTCAGGTCTTCTCCATGGTAAGAATCCAATCGTCATATGACAGTGCCTCTTTAATATTTTTGGGCTCAATCTGTGATATCATGGTCACTTCAACTTCAATACTAAAAGAAGGTTCGGTTCTTATGTCATGTCTTTCTCCTAGAAAATGCTTATGTGGGTGTGAGGGGACATATTTCCATTCCTTCTAAATTGTCTATCTAGAGTGAGATGATGCAAATGGTTCTTCATTTGATGCATCTTTTAAATATGTTACCTCGCTTTCATTTGATCCCCTTATTACATCTACAAATGGATCAACATCTTTTTTTCACACTTGGCTTAGTAATATGAAAATTTCCAAAGTCATCTTTAAGATAAGACAGTTTTCTATCAGTCTAAGAAACATTGTCAAACATGATCTTTGTTGTTTCCTTAACAAATAAGATGAGAATCTTATACTCTATACACCTTTGAATTTTATGAGTAACCTAGAAATGTTTCTTTATCAACCTTGGAGTCAAAATTTCCAATTTGATAATTCGTTTTTAGGATATAGCATATGCACCCAAAGGAATGAAAATAACTTATGTTGGATTTTCGATTTCCCCACAATTCAGAGGAAGATGTTTTATAAGATCAATCTTACCAATGTTATGTTTTGTACATAGCAAGTAGTGTTGACTGCCTTTGCCCAAAAGTGCTTACGtacataattttaatagaaCATGGTCATGGTCATCTTTTGGAGAGTTCTATTATTTTGCTCCACAACCCCATTTTGCTAACGTATTCTCGGTGAAGATAAATTGTGGTGTATACCATTTGATTCCCATAACTTTTTGAAATTCACCATTTTTTAACTCAGTTTTATGGTCACTTCTTATGCTAGAGATATGGTAACCTTACTCACCTTATACTCGTTTGCAAAATATTTCAAAGTCATGGAATGACTCACTCTTTTGGGCTAAAAAGAAAACTCATGAATATATGGAATAATCATTGATGCTAACTAGATCATATCACTTGCACCCAGACTCAAGGTTCTCGTTGAGCCAAATAGATCCATATGCAACAATTTAAAAGGTCTAGAGGTggatacacaattttttttagtttaaaagatttttttaattgtttccCTTCTAATAAGCTTCATGAAGAAGGTGAGTTTTTCAGGAGAGGTTAGGAAGAGCTCAAACATGATTTTCTTTAAAAGTTTTgaaatatgttttatatttaaatgtcCCAATTTTCTATGCCAAAGTCATGTCTTATCTTCTTTGGATACTAAGCAAGTGACCTTTTGTTAAATCCAAGAGATCAATATCAGAGATTGTACTTTTGTCTAGTTGAGAAGATTATATGTCTATTGGATGATGATACTAACCAGTTGTtcttgttaaaatattttttttatgtaaaggtAGTAATAATTCtttaaagatatttatttttatgtttctcCAAAGGTTTCTTCTTTATTAATCAAACATATATCTttcattttgaattatattagAGGCTTTTTTTTCCCTTAAATTGCCTTAGTGTTCATATTTTGAAAGATATTCCTAAACACAAATATCTAAAAAATACTgctatgaaaaaaattaagatgcTTTTGCACAAATGGAAAGGTAGAATGCTAAGCATGATAGGAAGGACTCAATTAGTAAATTCTGTTATCAGTGGTATTGTTGGGTTTTCTTTCTAAACATATATATGACCAATTGTTATGCTTAGAGGAATTGAAAgatgaatttgaaattttatttagacTGGGATTTTGCTTTAAGAGGTTTAGTCACTATTAAATGACATACTTTATGCACTCCCAAGGTTGAAAGTGGTCTTTGTATGATTAGTTTAAGTGAAAACAGTCATGCTTCATCTCTTAGATTAtcttgagatttttttttacagtTCTTTGAATTAGGTTGTTTTTTATGAGACATAAATTTATCACTCAAGATAATAAGATTCAAGCtagagattcttcttcaactatTTGGTATGGTATAAAACGTTTGCATATTGACACTCTAAAAAAAAGGATTAGAGGAAGTCGTATGAAGTGTCATACTAATATGAGAAATTAACCATGTATCACTCTCAACCACCATATACCGAATTCTAACTTGAGTGTCATAGTATCTTTTGTAGGTACGTCTAAATATCAATGGAAAACCAACGATCGCACAAAGATGTTTACCGACATTCAAAGAACCAAAGATCAAACTTAATTAGTAATCAGTGGAGGGGACCTTTCCGGTCCAAACAGAAACACCTTTGATTGTTTAAATTGAGATcgttaaaattgataaataaatcatggatatagaaaatgaaaaaaaaatattaagatatgtaagctttttttaattagtttttagtttttatttaattagataAAAACGTTATTTGGTAAGCAAGCTACTTTTACAATTTTTCTAGTAAAAATGTTACCTGAAATATGGTCTTTTAAAGTAtaacttttagtttttttttctttatttataaattatttattaaatgtttccttttaatattttctacccaaggtatgttttattttatatatacttaaaagataaaattctattattttaatataatataattttttatattttttattacagaAGATATCGAAAATAGTAGATaataactagttttttttatatttaatattacatTATTTACTTAAATCGTTATTTTATTTGCAATGTTTATTTGACcatttttatattaaacataatagttttttatatgAACTTTTTTCTTACCATTATATTAATTGAAGTAGGAGATctatttaaaagtatattttactttattttaaatttgattgataaattttttaaaatatagctTAAGAAGAATAGTAatatacataatataaaaagtacataaataattttcagcgaaatatataattaaaagagttaatttataaataaagaattacaaaaatttaaaactacCATATCTATTTCTACCATCTAACATTTTTCAGCTACTATAACATAATTTTATCAAACACATGATGATCTTACTTAATAACTTTAGATACAAACTTTCAATTACCACCCCCAATTAACTTACAACACGGGCATTTTGTTCCTATTCAAATTTCTTATAGACGTTAATCACCCATACAATATTTGCTTCTCAGAAAATCACACTGAAACTTTTTTAGAACGCCTCACAATCACAACCAAAAAACCAACCATGTGAAATTGTATTGCAATATTGAAAGACTGAGAATACTTCAGTACTAGTCTAGACAGATGAAATAATGTGATGTGAAATATTAAATGCAAGTGTGGCCCACTCAACAAATTCAAAGAGGTTAAAATGAAGATTTTTGTAGCCTTGCAATGGAGCCAATGTCTGGTTCAAGAAAAGAATAATGCAATGGAGCCAATGTCTggttcaagaaaaaaataatgcaatggaaaaaattacaatgCTGCTTGAATATATCTCCTCTCATACAAACCAATTACTTGATCAGCCACAGCCCACATAATGGCCTGTCCAGGTGGGATTCTCATCAGTCGAGGCACCAGACCTTTCCACAAGGCAAGAAGTCCTTCTTCGGCATATATTGTTCTAATAGCATGTGTCATACCCTTGTATTTCAGTTCACCCCCTTCTCGGCTTTGAGCCATCAACCTTGTTTTCACTACATCAAATGGACCAGTACAAATAGGACCTGCTGTGCCTGCAAGAAATCCAGAAATCATAGATTGCCATGGTTGGAGGACTTTCCCATCCCCTTCATGCTTCTTCCACAAAAGCACATCAAAAGCATTTTTGGCAGTAAACATGACAGATTGGTTTGTCCCATTACGCATCACAGTAGGAGCAACACCAGCCCAAAGACCCCGAAATCCTTCTTCTCTAATAATCATTCGAGCACAGTGAACAGGACCTTTATATTTCAAAAGCTCAGGGCTTAGACCTTTCTGCTGCTGCAATCTTATCTTTACAACCTGCCACAAGACATGATACGTACATGAACCTCTCCTTGGCAAAAACCAAACTACGCGCAGATGTTTGCTATGATAGGTATGTTATATTCTGAACAGCCACACTACTAGGCTACTAGTATAGTAATAACAAAACAGTATCATCCACTGCTGCAATCAATTTAGACAACTAGAAAGTAAGGAGCATCTGAACAAGATAAACATTGAGATAAATTTAGCAGTAATAATATAATCTGACAAGACTAGTTAAAGTAATTAGaagactttattttatttaatttttatgcatAAAGGTTTGGGGAGAGGGGCTGCCTTAATGCAAGGTCAGACTATGCTTCAAGGCATGAGAATTCAATCCAATTTCCTTTCTTCTATTCCTTGCTTTGGAGGTGTTCTCTATCCTCGAAATCAGAGAATATTATCATTCATATTAGAGATCTCACTTAAGCCCACAGTATATGCTTTTAACACTAATCAATGTAAGCACCTATATATAAGTTGTTTCTACAATCAAAGAGGAAATCggattaaattgtttttatataaattattatttatgcagTGTTATGGTGTGCATTTTTCCTGATTGTTTTTGCTTGATTATTAAGTATAGCACAAATGTAACATAATAGCAGTCTACAGTTACTCGAGTAATTACTGATTGCATATTAAACAAGATAAAAGGAGACCTCAAATGGTGTGACAATAACAATAGCCTCAAGCACTCCAGCACCAAAACCAGAAAAGAAGCGCCCATAACCACTAAGCTTGCCAGTCTCAGGGTCCTTAAACGCTGATTGAAGCACAGCATTTGAACCCATTCGAAGTGCATACTTCAAGGTCAAATGTGTGGCAAAAGGTGTCAATCCTTTCCACAAAGCCCGCACACCTTCTGTTTGTGAAATTGTGGTACCACAGTGCAATATTCCCTTGTAATTCCCTGACCTATCAAGCTGCAATCTGGTCTTGATGACATCAATGGGTTGCAGGCAAGAAGCCTCCATAATTCCTCCAAGTGAGCCAGAAATAGCCTTCATGTAGGGTGGGATTGATTTCCTTCGATGCAAGTTGCTCTTATCTTCTGCATCATCCTGTTTCATGATCGACACAGATTAATTTGTTCACCTACAACCTTCAGCGAGCTCAATTGGACATAGAAATAACCCAAAACGACGCTGGATTTGTCTCTACAACGCTCTTATGAAACAGTTTCACGGTTCAGTGATTCTCTCTTGGTTTTGCTCCACATTCCTCccatttttctttaccttcgtttTCTCTTGTCGTTTCAAGGCCGGCACAAGTTCCAAAGTACAAGCTTTTTATTCGGATGTTTCTTATTGCACCTCCATATTTCTCCTTCCACTCCCATACATAATCcaaaaagattattttattcttaaaaaaagcattttgaatgtattttttctatttacacttTCCATagtgtaaaatttaaaaaataatttcgaCTTCTTAATCTACAATCtataatgtatttaaaaaaaattcaaattataaaatttgagtattttcaTATCCAAAAATATCTTCTAAATTTCATAATTCagaatatttgtttttaaaaaaacacatttagattatagaatttaaaaggtatttaaaatatataaatattttttaaattttataatccaaagtttttccaaatcaccaattctaaaataaaaaaatattaataaaataaaaaatacttttaatattttactaaaTATGAAGGTGCCACAAGAAACTAACGGAGGTGTAGGAAAGAACATTGTTTACTCCACTGTTACTATATTGGACTGTTGGTCGTCTATTTATGTCCAACAACTTTTTTTAAAGCATAATATATCATATAatcaactaaaataataatattaaaattttaaaaaataaataatatgataaaataataataataatatttacattaaaaatataattttatataacatcATATACTATTAAATTGTTATgtcatttataaacattttaatattttttatctgaaGGAA comes from the Phaseolus vulgaris cultivar G19833 chromosome 8, P. vulgaris v2.0, whole genome shotgun sequence genome and includes:
- the LOC137825909 gene encoding mitochondrial succinate-fumarate transporter 1-like produces the protein MKQDDAEDKSNLHRRKSIPPYMKAISGSLGGIMEASCLQPIDVIKTRLQLDRSGNYKGILHCGTTISQTEGVRALWKGLTPFATHLTLKYALRMGSNAVLQSAFKDPETGKLSGYGRFFSGFGAGVLEAIVIVTPFEVVKIRLQQQKGLSPELLKYKGPVHCARMIIREEGFRGLWAGVAPTVMRNGTNQSVMFTAKNAFDVLLWKKHEGDGKVLQPWQSMISGFLAGTAGPICTGPFDVVKTRLMAQSREGGELKYKGMTHAIRTIYAEEGLLALWKGLVPRLMRIPPGQAIMWAVADQVIGLYERRYIQAAL